In the candidate division WOR-3 bacterium genome, ATAAGCCGAGAAATTCCAACAGCAATTGATGGGGGAATGTGGAATCAGATTTCTACTTTCTACATAAATCTTAAAGATAATGCAGATTATCAATGGTTGTGTAGTATTGACATATTACAAAATTCAGGTAGAATATCCTTATCAGAGGATACATAATGAAAATTTCTAAGTCCGAAATCCGAAATTCTAAACAATATCTAAATCCCAATGCTACAAACTTCAAATATTATTCAGTTTGGAATTTTGAATTTGGAATTTGTTTCGGATTTCGAAATTCGTATTTCGGATTTTACTATACTGCTGGTGCGGATACGAGTTGGTATCATTGCGATGCATTGGGTTCGCCGAGAAAGATGACGAATGAATCGGGTGTAGTAGTATGGACCGGTGCCTATCAACCCTTTGGTGAAATGCTGGCAGGCAGTGGCAATGTGCATGGATTTACGGGCAAGGAGTTGGATGCAGAAACGGGTCTCAACTACTTCTGTTTAAGATACTACGATTCTCAAATCGGTCGCTTCATCACCCTTGACCCTTTTGGTGGTTACATTGAACTCCCCTAAACCCAGATGAGATACGACGCAAAATCAGCTCAGATTAAATATATAGATAATGAAGATTCTGACAGAAAAAATTGCTTTCTCACTTTCTTAAGAAACAAAGAAATCTATTGTTATGAATAAAATCAAATAGGAAAAATTAATTGGGTTGAGTAAAGATATGCCTTTATTTAAATACCCTTTTAATCCTTTCCAGAGCCCATTTAAGTTCTTCCTTTTTGATAACCAATGGTGGGGCAAATCTTACTACATAGTCGTGCGTATCTTTGGCAAGTATTCCCTGTCTCATTAATGCTTCGCAGTATGGTCTTGCCTTTTTCTTCAATTCTATACCAATAAGCAATCCTTTTCCACGAACTTCTTTTATTACTGGATTCTCAATTTTTTTCAGCTCGCCCATAAACCAGTTACCAAGTTCATAAGCCCGCTGTGGCAACCTCTCTTTTATAATTATATCAAGGGCAGCAATTCCGATTGCTGATGCAAGGGGATTTCCACCAAATGTTGAACCATGGTCTCCAGGTTTGAATACATCCATTATTCGGTTATCACAGAGTATCGCTGATATAGGATAAAAACCACCGCTCAATGCCTTACCGACGATTAAGATATCGGGCTTAATATTTTCATATTCATAAGCGAAAAGTTTTCCTGTCCTTCCAAGACCTGTCTGAATTTCATCCGCAATAAAGAGAACATCAT is a window encoding:
- a CDS encoding RHS repeat-associated core domain-containing protein; amino-acid sequence: MKISKSEIRNSKQYLNPNATNFKYYSVWNFEFGICFGFRNSYFGFYYTAGADTSWYHCDALGSPRKMTNESGVVVWTGAYQPFGEMLAGSGNVHGFTGKELDAETGLNYFCLRYYDSQIGRFITLDPFGGYIELP